The following proteins come from a genomic window of Chryseobacterium glaciei:
- a CDS encoding PD-(D/E)XK nuclease family protein, with product MKFLNKIINELLAQNADLSAFNIVLPGKRPIVFIRQILEENNYSGFLPKFFTIEELIDQIADKQPIQGISVWLFAFDVYKSLNLIPNDDFADFLKWFPTLLKDWDDILKFSESDQAVLQYMFDEERIKEWAQDLGEDDDVPRKKFLNFWRNMNVFLPVLKQKLQGKNWATSGMIHETAKSKIIDFAKNTPNKFVFCGFNAFTPVEEKLVRSLLQWDKGQCFFQGDHYYFDDERQEAGKFLRNHKTWKEFNDSRAFQWIEDDFNQSKNIKVYEVSGNVTQTKILPEIFKEIENKTYSNTAVVLLDENLLPASLDVMYAVENLNITMGFPLKNLSFSNAIKQLFYLQKQLEKNKSSYYYRDIFPILEELPKSIEDEQIIIQFKSKIEERNIVYISKKLLNELLSELSYFNLLQKADSTNVYLDLLIDFCKQIKWLEIDDIQYENVSHFENAFRIIKNQVAPYDFQIKMETLEILINQHVNTESIDFQGEPLRGLQIMGLLETRLLNFENVIMLSVNEGKLPLGNSQNTYIPFDIRRFFDLHTFLENDSIYAYHFYRLIQDSKNVHLLFNALSSGVNTGEKSRFITQIEMESSHHIEHLIIENSSEPITTQPIEIPKTDIVLERLEKWKEKVSASHLTSYLYNPIDFYLSKILKTSETDEIEEELSVKNYGNLVHYSLQEVYEVLKGKVLKENDLKESIKAVDKYIDVAIEKLKHQPEFYEKGMNFIHKAIAKKVIESVLNVDLELVKSGNKLEILDIEKRFENVDFYLDENTKDRISFFGFIDRIDRLNGTLRIIDYKTAKIKNLTVKIDENNVDEYFLNSERKQALQLCIYQYVVQNLPEFWGLPIETGIWSFAEARKGVVSLQFEKGNIDDAMKSIKSLILEILDPNLTFIEDIKSY from the coding sequence TTGAAATTCCTCAATAAAATAATCAACGAATTATTAGCTCAAAATGCAGATCTCTCTGCATTTAACATTGTTTTGCCAGGAAAGCGTCCGATTGTTTTTATCCGACAGATTTTAGAGGAGAATAATTATTCAGGATTTCTTCCCAAATTTTTTACAATTGAAGAATTAATTGATCAAATTGCCGACAAACAGCCAATTCAGGGTATTTCTGTCTGGCTTTTTGCATTTGATGTTTATAAAAGTCTTAATCTTATTCCAAACGATGATTTTGCAGATTTCTTAAAGTGGTTCCCGACGTTATTGAAGGATTGGGATGATATTTTGAAATTTTCTGAAAGCGATCAGGCAGTTTTACAATACATGTTTGATGAAGAAAGGATAAAGGAATGGGCTCAGGATCTTGGAGAAGATGATGATGTTCCAAGGAAAAAATTCCTTAATTTCTGGAGAAATATGAATGTTTTTCTTCCTGTTTTAAAGCAAAAACTACAGGGAAAAAACTGGGCAACATCAGGAATGATCCACGAAACTGCAAAATCTAAGATCATTGATTTTGCTAAAAATACACCTAACAAATTCGTTTTTTGCGGATTCAATGCTTTTACTCCGGTTGAAGAAAAATTGGTACGAAGCCTTTTGCAATGGGATAAAGGACAATGTTTTTTCCAAGGCGATCATTATTATTTTGATGATGAAAGACAGGAAGCCGGAAAGTTTTTGAGAAACCATAAAACATGGAAAGAATTCAATGACAGCAGAGCTTTTCAATGGATTGAAGATGATTTTAATCAATCCAAAAATATAAAAGTTTACGAAGTTTCAGGAAATGTTACTCAAACAAAAATTCTTCCTGAAATTTTCAAAGAAATTGAGAATAAAACCTATTCAAATACGGCAGTTGTTTTGCTGGATGAAAATTTGCTTCCTGCAAGTTTAGATGTGATGTACGCCGTTGAAAACCTGAATATTACCATGGGTTTTCCTTTGAAGAATTTGTCGTTTTCTAATGCCATAAAACAATTGTTTTATTTGCAGAAACAATTGGAAAAGAACAAATCTTCTTATTATTACCGAGATATTTTTCCTATCCTTGAAGAGCTTCCGAAATCTATTGAAGATGAGCAGATTATCATTCAGTTTAAATCTAAAATAGAGGAGAGAAACATCGTTTATATTTCAAAAAAGTTATTGAATGAGCTTTTAAGCGAACTATCTTATTTTAATTTGCTTCAAAAAGCAGATTCTACAAATGTCTATCTTGATTTGCTAATTGACTTTTGTAAGCAGATCAAATGGCTGGAAATAGATGATATTCAGTATGAAAACGTTTCTCATTTTGAAAATGCATTCAGAATTATAAAAAATCAGGTTGCTCCATATGATTTTCAAATTAAAATGGAAACATTGGAGATTTTGATTAATCAACATGTTAATACAGAAAGTATTGATTTTCAAGGTGAACCTTTGCGTGGATTGCAAATTATGGGACTTTTGGAAACTCGTCTTTTGAATTTCGAAAACGTAATTATGCTTTCCGTGAATGAAGGAAAATTACCGTTGGGAAATTCTCAAAACACCTATATTCCTTTTGATATCAGACGATTTTTTGATCTTCATACTTTTTTGGAAAATGATAGTATTTATGCCTATCATTTTTACCGATTAATACAGGATTCTAAGAATGTTCATTTGCTATTTAATGCATTAAGTTCGGGTGTAAATACAGGTGAAAAAAGTAGATTTATCACCCAGATTGAAATGGAAAGTTCTCACCATATCGAACACTTAATTATTGAGAATTCTTCCGAGCCAATCACCACTCAGCCTATCGAAATTCCAAAGACTGATATTGTCTTGGAGCGCCTTGAAAAATGGAAAGAAAAAGTATCGGCTTCTCACCTTACAAGTTATCTCTATAATCCGATTGATTTTTACCTTTCGAAGATTTTAAAGACCTCAGAAACCGATGAAATTGAGGAAGAATTATCCGTGAAAAATTACGGAAATTTAGTTCACTATTCACTTCAAGAAGTTTATGAAGTGTTAAAGGGTAAAGTATTAAAAGAAAATGATTTAAAAGAATCAATTAAAGCGGTTGATAAATATATTGATGTCGCTATTGAAAAGCTTAAACATCAACCTGAGTTCTACGAAAAGGGGATGAATTTCATTCACAAAGCAATTGCTAAAAAGGTTATTGAAAGTGTATTGAATGTCGATTTAGAATTAGTAAAAAGCGGAAATAAATTAGAAATTCTTGATATTGAAAAAAGGTTTGAAAATGTAGATTTTTATTTAGATGAAAATACTAAAGACCGAATTTCTTTCTTCGGATTTATTGACAGAATTGACCGTCTAAACGGAACATTAAGAATTATCGATTATAAAACAGCGAAAATTAAAAATCTTACCGTAAAAATCGATGAAAATAATGTTGATGAGTATTTCCTTAACAGTGAAAGAAAACAAGCTTTACAGCTGTGTATCTATCAGTATGTGGTACAAAATCTTCCGGAGTTCTGGGGATTGCCAATCGAAACAGGAATCTGGAGCTTTGCTGAAGCGAGGAAGGGCGTTGTCTCATTGCAATTTGAAAAGGGAAATATAGATGATGCGATGAAGTCTATTAAAAGCTTAATTTTGGAAATTCTAGATCCAAACCTTACCTTTATTGAAGATATTAAATCGTATTAA
- a CDS encoding M28 family metallopeptidase: MKYSLFLLFAPFIIYSQVPPKDNEVKKYVSEVNSDSLKSYINTLVGFHTRHTLSSTNDKSKGIGAARNWVLKKFKDYSKNSNGRMEVYMQQQDIQPDGKRVDQVTNLGNPIAYLKGTDPNDKRIFLISAHLDSRVTNIMDRTSFAPGANDDGSGVSAVIEATRILSKSSFPASVIFVTFSGEEQSLLGSKLLAEKAKNENMQIEAVLNNDMIGNTKAGETGEINDHVLRVFSEGIPYMDLDKKAMSIRNIGLENDGDSRQLARYIKEIAEKYVDKIEVKLVYRNDRFLRGGDHSSFVNYGFPSVRLTEYYENYDHQHQDVRTEKNIKYGDLPEFIDYNYLKKNVAVNIAALASLAKSTSKPERVEIEVKELTNSTVLHWEKPKFGTVAGYYVLVRETDNPIWQKKIFTTELSIKIPLSKDNYIFAVQAVNQSGNLSLPVIPSIAK; this comes from the coding sequence ATGAAATATTCTCTTTTTTTATTATTTGCTCCTTTTATTATTTATTCACAGGTTCCTCCAAAAGATAATGAAGTGAAAAAATATGTTTCTGAAGTAAATTCTGATTCTTTAAAATCATATATCAATACGCTGGTTGGTTTTCACACCAGACACACTTTAAGCTCAACAAATGATAAAAGTAAAGGAATAGGAGCTGCAAGAAATTGGGTGCTGAAAAAATTTAAAGATTATTCGAAAAACTCCAATGGAAGAATGGAGGTTTATATGCAACAGCAAGACATTCAGCCGGATGGAAAGAGGGTAGACCAAGTAACTAATTTAGGAAATCCCATTGCTTATCTTAAAGGAACCGATCCAAATGATAAAAGAATTTTTCTTATTTCCGCACATTTGGATTCCCGCGTCACCAATATTATGGACAGAACTTCTTTCGCTCCCGGTGCAAACGATGATGGCAGTGGAGTAAGCGCAGTTATAGAAGCTACAAGAATTTTGAGTAAATCTTCATTTCCCGCATCTGTAATTTTTGTTACATTTTCCGGTGAGGAACAGTCGCTGTTAGGTTCTAAATTATTGGCGGAAAAAGCCAAAAATGAAAATATGCAGATAGAAGCTGTTTTAAATAATGACATGATCGGTAACACTAAAGCCGGAGAAACTGGTGAAATAAATGATCACGTTCTCAGAGTTTTCAGTGAGGGAATTCCTTACATGGATTTAGATAAAAAAGCAATGAGCATAAGAAATATCGGATTGGAAAATGATGGAGATTCCAGACAATTGGCTCGTTATATAAAAGAAATTGCAGAAAAATACGTAGATAAGATTGAGGTGAAATTAGTATATAGAAACGACAGATTTCTGCGTGGTGGAGATCATTCCAGCTTCGTTAATTATGGATTTCCCTCAGTAAGACTTACCGAATATTATGAAAACTATGACCATCAACATCAGGATGTAAGAACAGAAAAAAATATTAAATATGGAGATCTTCCTGAGTTTATAGATTACAATTATCTCAAGAAAAATGTTGCCGTAAATATTGCTGCACTTGCTAGTCTCGCCAAATCTACATCAAAACCTGAGCGTGTTGAAATTGAAGTGAAAGAACTTACCAATTCTACCGTTTTGCATTGGGAAAAACCGAAATTCGGGACTGTTGCGGGATATTATGTTTTGGTGAGAGAAACGGATAATCCTATTTGGCAGAAAAAGATTTTTACGACTGAACTTTCTATTAAAATTCCGCTTTCTAAGGATAATTATATTTTTGCGGTACAGGCAGTTAATCAATCGGGAAATTTGAGTTTACCTGTTATTCCGAGCATTGCGAAATGA
- a CDS encoding T9SS type A sorting domain-containing protein, whose product MKKLSLLFLGLSAPFYFSQQAGDVVNFEQKLDLTPQGAVNFIANSFGEESTPDFVSYLNGFNVGLKAYKITYYTKNENNTLVKATGLVMYPNVSYKLSTVVSEHGTTDTRNNVPSNLRGTLYGGFVVELSYALNGYIVMAPDYVGMGSGEGAHPYVHYPTEASATIDFVTAANKVLTQLNIKRYNEYFLTGYSQGAHAAMSTLKKLNISNPTNLNFKYAYMGDGPYDFSGVTLQKGVIEKEIYPFTAFLANVVNTCNNIGYKTYTNNISEVISPEYLQKYNENVIQEHGGLLWGPFIWRKLFTQSFVNDVTNNNNNKLRQCLRASDVYDWYNKTPMTLGHSTVDLAIHPENTSKTIDVQRGYYPWWDLNKYKLEAFYWGPLGHAGGILPFVLASNAKFNTLRSGGLFNEWAILTSKNTDNQPKTSSLLSSQIKPDLQDMQLLEVTDFNKEKAERKAMVNNNLSTLKDGVYLLKVSDNNENKLIPYIKNTPTEVTENEIIKSNNNNILSLKINPEELSAVNIFDENKNLVKTISQKQYLKDDGIDLHDIDNQNYTFEIVTQFYNLQFKKQVGDVTLTDSPEIFTKNRQIIIKAKNNLKNISIYSISGALILNQEINQSQFESRSLESGIYVVQITQNNGKITNKKVKL is encoded by the coding sequence ATGAAAAAATTAAGTCTTTTATTTTTGGGGCTATCGGCTCCATTTTACTTTTCACAACAGGCAGGTGATGTTGTCAACTTTGAACAAAAACTGGATTTAACGCCACAAGGAGCAGTTAATTTCATTGCAAACAGTTTTGGGGAAGAAAGTACGCCTGATTTTGTTTCTTACCTTAATGGTTTTAATGTAGGTTTAAAAGCTTATAAAATAACCTATTATACTAAAAATGAAAACAATACACTTGTAAAAGCTACTGGACTTGTAATGTATCCCAACGTAAGTTATAAGCTTTCTACAGTGGTTTCTGAACATGGTACAACAGACACAAGAAATAACGTTCCTTCTAATTTAAGAGGTACTTTGTACGGCGGTTTTGTAGTTGAGCTTTCTTACGCTCTCAACGGATATATCGTAATGGCGCCTGATTATGTAGGGATGGGAAGCGGTGAAGGCGCTCATCCGTATGTACACTATCCTACCGAAGCTTCTGCAACAATTGATTTTGTAACAGCCGCAAACAAAGTTTTAACACAATTAAATATAAAACGATATAATGAATATTTCTTAACCGGCTATTCTCAGGGCGCTCACGCTGCTATGTCGACTTTAAAAAAGTTAAATATATCAAACCCAACCAACCTGAATTTCAAATATGCTTACATGGGCGACGGGCCTTATGATTTTTCGGGAGTTACTCTTCAAAAAGGAGTTATAGAGAAAGAAATTTATCCGTTTACTGCATTTTTGGCGAATGTTGTAAACACTTGTAATAATATTGGTTATAAAACATACACCAACAATATTTCAGAAGTTATCTCACCGGAGTATCTTCAAAAATACAATGAAAACGTTATTCAGGAACATGGGGGATTACTTTGGGGACCATTTATTTGGAGAAAATTATTCACCCAAAGCTTTGTAAATGATGTCACTAACAACAATAATAATAAATTAAGACAATGCCTGAGAGCAAGTGATGTTTACGATTGGTATAACAAAACGCCGATGACTTTGGGACATTCAACTGTAGATCTTGCTATTCATCCTGAAAATACCTCCAAGACTATTGATGTACAGAGAGGTTATTATCCGTGGTGGGATTTAAATAAATATAAATTAGAAGCCTTTTATTGGGGACCTTTAGGTCATGCAGGCGGAATTTTACCATTCGTTTTGGCTTCTAATGCTAAATTTAATACATTAAGAAGTGGCGGATTATTCAATGAATGGGCTATTTTAACCTCAAAAAATACAGATAATCAGCCAAAAACAAGTTCATTACTTTCTTCTCAAATAAAACCAGATTTACAAGATATGCAATTGCTTGAAGTTACAGATTTCAATAAAGAAAAAGCTGAACGTAAAGCAATGGTTAACAATAATTTAAGCACCTTAAAAGATGGGGTTTATTTATTAAAAGTCTCTGATAATAACGAAAACAAATTAATTCCTTATATTAAAAATACACCGACAGAAGTTACTGAAAATGAGATAATAAAGTCAAATAACAATAATATTTTAAGTTTAAAAATTAATCCGGAAGAATTATCGGCCGTTAATATTTTTGATGAGAATAAAAATTTAGTAAAAACAATATCTCAGAAACAATACCTTAAAGACGATGGAATTGATTTACATGATATTGATAATCAGAACTATACTTTTGAAATTGTAACTCAATTTTATAATCTTCAATTCAAAAAGCAAGTTGGAGATGTAACATTAACTGACAGTCCTGAAATCTTTACGAAAAACCGCCAGATCATTATTAAAGCTAAAAATAATTTGAAAAATATCAGTATTTACAGTATTTCGGGAGCTTTAATCTTAAATCAGGAAATTAATCAATCCCAATTTGAATCAAGAAGCTTGGAATCAGGAATTTATGTTGTACAAATCACTCAAAACAATGGAAAAATAACTAATAAAAAAGTGAAATTATAA
- a CDS encoding DUF922 domain-containing protein has translation MKWIFLVCLLITNILFAQKIVWQEGLKLNWSNFKSNINNQRGTNVVAYTNCGWVYSVVKSSNPKSPVKIKIETIFNEDKSWKDVKKINDYVLGHEQKHFDIAEVFARKLRKEVQEKIKTSGDFNKNFQAIYNRLLNDYRNFQVTYDKDTKHGMDEAKQAEYDLKISEELENLKSYKAS, from the coding sequence ATGAAATGGATTTTTTTAGTTTGTTTATTGATAACCAATATCTTATTTGCTCAAAAAATAGTTTGGCAGGAAGGCTTAAAACTCAATTGGAGTAATTTTAAAAGTAATATAAATAATCAACGCGGAACCAATGTTGTAGCCTATACAAACTGCGGTTGGGTATATTCTGTCGTTAAATCCTCAAATCCAAAATCTCCTGTAAAAATTAAGATCGAAACTATTTTCAACGAAGATAAATCCTGGAAAGATGTTAAAAAGATCAATGATTATGTTTTAGGACATGAGCAAAAGCATTTTGACATTGCAGAAGTATTTGCCCGAAAGCTTCGAAAGGAAGTTCAGGAAAAAATAAAGACTTCAGGTGATTTTAATAAAAATTTTCAAGCTATCTACAACAGGCTTTTAAATGATTATAGAAACTTTCAGGTTACTTATGATAAAGACACAAAACATGGAATGGATGAAGCAAAGCAGGCTGAATATGACCTTAAAATCTCTGAAGAATTAGAAAATTTAAAAAGTTATAAAGCCTCTTGA
- the rsmG gene encoding 16S rRNA (guanine(527)-N(7))-methyltransferase RsmG — MSISLLLKYFPDLTEVQIEQFTKLEALYNEWNEKINVISRKDMESLYEKHILHSLGIVKVMEFAPGTKVLDIGTGGGFPGIPLAIMFPEVQFTLVDSIGKKISVVNAVAEGVGLKNVTAIHGRAEKVKEKFHFVVSRAVTQMPEFLRWLKGKFEKEQFNAKHNGILYLKGGDLAEELAGLRCEISNLKNYFDEEFFDTKRVVYVSKGNFNS, encoded by the coding sequence ATGTCTATATCGTTACTATTAAAATATTTTCCGGATCTTACAGAAGTACAGATTGAACAATTCACAAAATTGGAAGCACTTTACAACGAGTGGAACGAAAAAATCAACGTAATTTCCAGAAAAGATATGGAATCTCTATATGAAAAGCACATTTTACATTCGTTAGGAATCGTAAAAGTGATGGAATTTGCTCCCGGAACCAAAGTTTTGGATATCGGAACTGGCGGTGGTTTCCCTGGGATTCCCTTAGCGATTATGTTTCCTGAAGTACAATTTACTTTAGTTGATTCTATCGGAAAGAAAATAAGTGTAGTAAATGCTGTTGCAGAGGGAGTTGGGTTGAAAAACGTAACTGCAATTCACGGAAGAGCGGAAAAAGTAAAAGAAAAATTCCATTTTGTAGTAAGTCGAGCGGTTACTCAAATGCCGGAATTTTTAAGATGGTTGAAAGGCAAATTTGAAAAAGAGCAATTCAACGCAAAACACAATGGAATCTTATATTTAAAAGGTGGCGACCTTGCAGAAGAGCTTGCCGGACTTAGGTGTGAGATCTCCAACCTTAAAAACTATTTTGATGAAGAATTTTTTGATACTAAAAGAGTAGTTTATGTATCAAAAGGTAATTTTAATTCTTAA
- a CDS encoding acyl-CoA dehydrogenase family protein, with protein MSYYPLTSIPDYYGIDALLTEEHKLIRQSIRDWVESFVMPQIDQAAQDHTDIPGLMRELGKIGALGPYIPVEYGGSGLDQISYGLIMQELERGDSAVRSAASVQSSLVMFPINEFGSEEQKRKYLPKLASGEMIGSFGLTEPNHGSDPGSMETYFKDMGDHYLLNGAKMWITNSPLCDIAVIWAKNEEGKVQGLIVERGMEGFTTPETHNKWSLRASKTGELVFNDVKVPKENLLPGVTGLKGPLSCLNSARYGISWGVIGAAIDCYCTAVQYSKERKQFGKPIGSYQLQQKKLAEFLTEITKAQLLCLQLGNLKNDHKASPAQISMAKRNNVKMAIDIARESRQILGGMGIMGEFPMMRHAANLESVITYEGTHDVHLLITGMDITGINAF; from the coding sequence ATGTCATATTATCCTCTTACAAGCATTCCCGATTATTACGGAATTGATGCTTTACTTACCGAAGAACATAAACTGATTCGTCAATCAATAAGAGACTGGGTTGAAAGTTTTGTAATGCCACAGATTGATCAGGCTGCACAAGATCATACAGACATCCCAGGTTTGATGAGAGAATTAGGGAAAATTGGAGCTTTAGGTCCATATATTCCGGTTGAGTATGGCGGTTCGGGCTTAGATCAGATCTCATACGGTCTTATCATGCAGGAATTGGAAAGAGGTGATTCTGCGGTTCGTTCTGCGGCGTCTGTACAGAGTTCTTTGGTGATGTTTCCTATTAATGAATTCGGTTCTGAAGAACAGAAAAGAAAATATTTACCAAAATTAGCTTCCGGTGAAATGATCGGTTCTTTTGGATTAACAGAACCTAATCATGGTTCAGATCCGGGATCTATGGAGACTTATTTTAAAGATATGGGAGATCATTATCTTCTAAATGGTGCCAAAATGTGGATCACAAATTCTCCATTATGCGACATCGCTGTTATTTGGGCTAAAAATGAAGAAGGAAAAGTTCAGGGATTGATCGTTGAAAGAGGAATGGAAGGTTTCACAACTCCAGAAACTCATAATAAATGGAGCTTAAGAGCTTCAAAAACAGGAGAATTGGTATTTAATGACGTAAAAGTTCCGAAAGAAAATCTACTTCCGGGAGTTACAGGATTAAAAGGACCTTTATCTTGTTTAAATTCAGCAAGATATGGGATTTCTTGGGGTGTAATTGGTGCTGCAATTGATTGCTATTGTACAGCAGTTCAATATTCTAAAGAAAGAAAACAATTCGGAAAGCCAATTGGATCTTATCAGCTACAACAGAAAAAATTAGCAGAATTTTTAACTGAAATCACTAAGGCTCAGTTGCTTTGTCTACAGTTAGGAAATCTTAAAAACGATCATAAAGCAAGTCCGGCTCAGATCTCAATGGCAAAAAGAAATAACGTGAAAATGGCTATTGACATTGCAAGAGAATCTCGTCAAATCCTTGGCGGAATGGGCATCATGGGCGAATTCCCAATGATGAGACACGCTGCTAACCTAGAGTCCGTAATTACTTATGAAGGAACTCACGATGTTCATTTATTAATTACAGGAATGGATATTACAGGTATCAACGCTTTCTAG
- a CDS encoding pyridoxal phosphate-dependent aminotransferase encodes MSKLSDRVTRLGFSQTFVMSNKAREMKANGIDVISLTLGEPDFDVPDNIKQAAFDAINQNYSHYSPVPGFLELREAISNKLKRDNNLDYKPTQICVSNGAKQAIINVLAAIINDGDEVLLPAPYWVSYDEMVKMMGGNSVMITTSYVNDFKITAEQLEEAITEKTKAVLFSSPCNPSGGYYTYDELKSLAKIIAKYPQITVISDEIYEYINYETKTTSIAQFPEVYEQTAVINGMSKAFAMTGWRIGYSACPEWLAKACEKIQGQMTSGANTVAQRASIVALQTDPSEYKYMIDAFKIRRNLVFDLMKEIPGFKVLLPKAAFYFFPDISHYIGKTLDGTEIKDADDFAMFILEKAHVGCVGGVSFGSPECIRFSYAASEDDLREAMRRIKELLSKFN; translated from the coding sequence ATGAGCAAACTTTCAGATAGAGTAACAAGACTAGGCTTTTCTCAAACTTTTGTAATGTCTAACAAGGCAAGAGAAATGAAAGCTAACGGAATAGATGTCATCAGTTTAACATTGGGAGAACCTGATTTCGACGTTCCGGATAACATAAAACAAGCCGCTTTTGATGCAATTAATCAAAACTACAGTCACTACTCTCCCGTTCCGGGATTTTTAGAACTTCGTGAGGCAATTTCTAATAAATTAAAAAGAGATAATAATTTAGACTATAAACCAACACAAATCTGTGTTTCTAATGGTGCTAAACAAGCTATTATTAATGTTTTAGCAGCGATTATCAATGATGGTGATGAAGTTTTACTTCCCGCTCCTTATTGGGTAAGTTATGATGAAATGGTAAAAATGATGGGCGGAAACTCTGTCATGATCACCACTTCATATGTTAATGATTTTAAAATCACTGCAGAACAGTTAGAAGAAGCAATTACAGAAAAAACTAAGGCTGTTTTATTCAGTTCGCCTTGTAATCCGTCAGGTGGATATTATACATATGACGAATTGAAATCTTTAGCTAAAATTATCGCTAAATACCCTCAAATCACAGTAATTTCTGACGAAATCTACGAATATATCAATTACGAAACAAAAACGACTTCTATCGCTCAGTTTCCTGAGGTATATGAGCAAACTGCCGTAATTAATGGTATGTCTAAAGCTTTCGCAATGACAGGCTGGAGAATCGGTTATTCTGCATGTCCGGAATGGCTGGCAAAAGCATGTGAAAAAATTCAGGGACAAATGACGAGCGGTGCCAATACAGTTGCTCAGAGAGCATCAATTGTGGCTTTACAAACCGATCCATCTGAATACAAATACATGATCGATGCTTTTAAAATAAGAAGAAACCTTGTGTTTGATCTGATGAAAGAAATTCCAGGTTTCAAAGTTCTTTTGCCTAAAGCTGCATTCTATTTCTTCCCGGATATTTCTCATTATATCGGTAAGACTTTAGATGGAACAGAAATTAAAGATGCTGATGATTTTGCAATGTTTATTTTAGAAAAAGCTCATGTTGGATGTGTTGGCGGAGTTTCATTCGGAAGCCCGGAATGTATACGATTTTCTTATGCAGCTTCGGAAGACGATTTAAGAGAAGCGATGAGAAGAATTAAAGAATTATTAAGCAAATTCAATTAA
- a CDS encoding NUDIX hydrolase, producing the protein MEIRDTKNKETLRELIDTKDFVAHVSVDCTIFGFHNNILKVLLLKYHDLDLWSLPGGFVFNDEDLREAAARVLFERTQLKDLFLKQFHTFGRIDRTENNVHQILLNNKGIEVPKDHWIFQRFITVGYCSLIDFSIANTFPDAFNETCEWFEVNKLPKMAFDHDRVIETGLEYLRMNINTEVAASNLLPEKFTMKDLQSLYETILGETFRRNNFQRKILSLNILERLEKLYDGSANKAPYLYKFKERIYNPTNQYPISNDEDEKV; encoded by the coding sequence ATGGAAATCAGGGATACAAAAAATAAAGAAACTTTACGGGAACTCATTGATACAAAAGACTTTGTAGCACATGTGTCCGTGGATTGTACCATATTTGGTTTTCACAATAATATCTTAAAAGTGCTTCTTTTGAAGTATCACGACCTCGATTTGTGGTCTCTTCCGGGTGGATTTGTTTTTAATGACGAAGATCTTCGTGAAGCCGCCGCTCGTGTTTTATTCGAAAGAACTCAGCTTAAAGATCTATTTTTAAAACAATTTCATACTTTTGGGAGAATTGACCGTACAGAGAATAATGTACATCAAATCCTGCTTAATAATAAAGGAATTGAAGTACCAAAAGATCACTGGATTTTCCAACGATTTATCACGGTGGGTTATTGCAGTCTGATTGATTTTTCTATTGCGAACACCTTTCCTGATGCTTTCAATGAAACGTGTGAGTGGTTCGAGGTCAATAAGTTACCAAAAATGGCTTTCGATCATGACAGAGTTATCGAAACGGGTCTTGAGTATTTAAGAATGAATATTAATACCGAAGTAGCAGCAAGTAACCTTCTTCCTGAGAAATTTACGATGAAAGATCTTCAATCTTTGTATGAAACCATTTTGGGTGAGACATTCAGGAGAAATAATTTTCAGCGAAAAATTTTAAGTTTAAATATTCTTGAAAGATTAGAGAAGCTTTATGACGGTTCTGCCAACAAAGCTCCTTACCTGTACAAGTTCAAAGAAAGAATTTACAACCCTACTAATCAGTACCCTATCTCTAATGATGAGGACGAAAAAGTGTAA